Below is a window of Leptospira saintgironsiae DNA.
AAGGGATTCATATAGAATCTGCCAATAAGCCATTCCTTAAATATAAGGGGTTTCTCAATAAAGGATCTACTGATACTAAATCGGATATTAAGAAAGCCTGGGAAGAAAGAGCTAAAAGATATTCTAAATGAAACTCATTTTAGATACTAATTGTTACATTTCGTTTCTGAATAAGAGAAACCAAGAACAACATGAAAAAATGGTTTCCTTTTGGGAACGAATCTCTCGATTAGAATATGAAATCATACTCACATCCCATAACATTTCCGAGATCGTCTTTGTTTTTAAGAGTATTTATTCTGTTGAACAAAAAGAGATTAATCAAATTATTCAGGATCTTATAGCAAATCCAGGCGTTTCCTTTGAACCAGCTTATTATCCGGAAACTATACTTTCCTTATGGCCTAAGCATATTAAAGATTACGGTGATGCAGTTTTAGCTGCTGCCAGCAGAACATTAGAAGCCAAAATAGTAACCTTTGATCAAGAATTTAGTAAATCTTTGAAGAAGTTAAATCTGGATCCTCATCATATCTGATGCCTAAGTCTTCTGTTTTTTTGAATTGAAGAAATACTCAGCTAGAATGGCAACTAACGACCAAGGTGTTCCGACGTTTGCAATGGCGCGAGGCTTGCTATGCAAGACGAGTGACAGAAGCAAATGTGGCGAAGCCCGAGCGAGAGTTGCGTAAGCAATCTCGAAGCGCAGCGGAAGCACCGATAGTTAGACGACGGTCTCAAGTTTAGTTCGATTGTATGCCAATAATGATTGGCTTAAATAAATTTTCCCTTACTTCTTCATTTGAAACGTGATTTAAACATTCAATAAATTTCTGCTTGAGTTTATCAAATAGTTCTTTCCCAAGAATTTCACTGAATAATCTATTTTCATCTTCAAAAATGCTCTCTTTTCCAACTAGGACTTTTCCGTCCAATATCATAAAGAATGATAAACGGCCAAATTTATCGATTACACGCCCTTGAGATTTATCTAAAATATTTTGTCTTTTAGTTTTCTTAACACGAGTGTGCATTAACTTATCAAGTTTCAATAATTTTGAACGATCTAAACGCTTTGGAATCTTTAATCTTATTTCTCTATTATTTGTTTTAATTTCAAATATCGATTCTATATCTCGTTTCTCTTTTTCGGAAAATTCCCAGGTATTATCATCTTCAACAAAATATCTATACTTATTTCTAAATTCATTTAAACTTATCTCTTCAAATTGTGATGTCAAAAATTCTTTGACCTTATAAGCTACTATTGTCAAAATTTCATCGGATATCTTACTATCTAATAATGCAATGGAGGCATATATTCCTCTTCTTTCATTTTTAAAATGAAGATCAAATATACCAGAATGTCCCCCATAATTGAATGTCAAATGAACATCTTGTGGGAACCGTTTACTACCAATTACAAATTTATTATTCTTTGTGAAAATCCATAAGTCGTCATTTATTTTGATTTTCGAAGGCATATTTTTTGAGACTGTCGTCTAACGACCAAGGTGTTCCGACGTTTGCGATGGCACGAGTTTGCCAATGCAAACGAAGTGACTGAAGCAAATGTGGCGAAGCCCGAGCGAGAGTTGCGAAGCAATCTCGAAGCGTAGCGGAAGCACCGATAGTTAGCCGGCGTGCTTGCCCTTACTTGAATAGATTTCTTTCTTATCTAATACTTTGAGAATCTTTTTATCTAATGTCCAAAGCTGAAGTTTTTTACTTCTAACTTCATTAATAAGAACTGAATCAATTAATCCAATCCCTTTATCAATATGCTTGTTTTCAAATGAAAGCTTGCCTGCAGACAAAAAGCTACCGTCTGAAGTTAAGGTATTTAGATTTTCCCAATATTCTAAAATAAAAGATACTTCGTTCTTATTTTTACATCCTTGGAGTAACTCACCAAAGACAACTTCATGAACTATCACTTCCGATGATTCTATTAGTTCTTTGAGGTCACTGAAATAAGGGTCATTTCCCCGAAAGAATTCAATCCAAACAGACGTATCTACAAGAATCATCTGTTACGATTCAGATTACGAATATTTTCCCCAGAAAAGCCTTCCTGGAACGAAAGTGGTGATTTATGTAGCTTAGCATTCAAATTCCTTATTTTAGCCTGTTTTAACCACTCTGAGAGTGCCTTCTGAAG
It encodes the following:
- a CDS encoding AbrB/MazE/SpoVT family DNA-binding domain-containing protein gives rise to the protein MKLRSKITSKYQITIPKEIRDSLKLSMEDVIEWSIDEQGIHIESANKPFLKYKGFLNKGSTDTKSDIKKAWEERAKRYSK
- a CDS encoding type II toxin-antitoxin system VapC family toxin yields the protein MKLILDTNCYISFLNKRNQEQHEKMVSFWERISRLEYEIILTSHNISEIVFVFKSIYSVEQKEINQIIQDLIANPGVSFEPAYYPETILSLWPKHIKDYGDAVLAAASRTLEAKIVTFDQEFSKSLKKLNLDPHHI
- a CDS encoding PIN domain-containing protein, with amino-acid sequence MILVDTSVWIEFFRGNDPYFSDLKELIESSEVIVHEVVFGELLQGCKNKNEVSFILEYWENLNTLTSDGSFLSAGKLSFENKHIDKGIGLIDSVLINEVRSKKLQLWTLDKKILKVLDKKEIYSSKGKHAG
- a CDS encoding DUF2191 domain-containing protein; translation: MKVTAILPDDLIAEVQKYSGGKNITDSLQKALSEWLKQAKIRNLNAKLHKSPLSFQEGFSGENIRNLNRNR